In Synergistaceae bacterium, the genomic window AACACTCACAGGCGGAAGCGTGAAGTTTATCGGGGAAAAATTTTCGGTCAGCGAGAGACTTACCCGCGAGGCTGAAAGATTTTCGGAGGCCGGGAAAACTCCGTTAATGTTCGTGAAGGGTGATGAGGTCATCGGGATTATAGCCGTTGCCGACACAATCAAGCCCGACAGCAAAGAGGCCGTGAAAGAATTGCAGGGAATGGGAATCCGAGTCGTAATGCTCACGGGCGACAATGAGCGCACAGCCAAAGCAGTCGGCCATGAAGCCGGAGTCGATGAGGTCATAGCGGGAGTCCTGCCTGATGGAAAAGAGTCCGTGATACGCGAATTGCAGAAGGCCGGACGTGTCGCAATGGTAGGGGACGGAATTAATGACGCTCCCGCATTGACTCGCGCTGACATAGGAATAGCCATCGGCGCGGGGACTGACATAGCCATTGACGCGGCTGACGTTGTACTCATGAAAAGCTCGCTGAAGGATGTAGCCTCAGCCGTGAGACTCAGCCGGGCGACTCTGCGAAACATCCGGCAAAATCTCTTCTGGGCGTTCGTCTATAACGTAATCGGGATTCCATTGGCGGCGGGTTTGTACGGATTGAAGTTAGATCCCATGTTCGGAGCGGCGGCAATGAGCCTGTCAAGTTTCTGTGTCGTAACAAACGCATTGAGGCTGAATCTTTTTGACGTTCACGGAGGCCGGAAATGATTAGGCGCGTAATAGTGTGCGTGATTTTTCTGCTGACTGCTGAATGCGCGTGTGCTGACGTTGAAGACTTCCGATATTTTTCGCTGAATGTCCCGGAAGGGTGGACGGCAAACGAGTCCGGCGATGTCGTGAGCGTGAATGCTGATGACCGCTCCGGCTCACTCACAATTACGGCGGGCAGTCCCCGCGGGGAATCGATTCACGGCCTTGCGCTGAAATTTTCGCGTGAGCTTCACGGCACTGACCCTGTGAGCGATGACGATGGCGGATACAGTTTCGAGTTCAACAACGGAATCAGCCAGGCAACAATAGCGGGCGATGAGGATTTCTACATGCTCATTATCGGCACTGGCTTTGTCAACAACGCTGAGACACTCGGAGAAATTCTCAGCTCCCTTGAAATGAAGTAGCAAATAATATAATCTGTCTCCAAAACTCAAAGGAGGAAATATTACAGCAATGAAGCAATTTATGTTAGGACTGCTAATCATCGCGCTGTCTGTCAGCATAGCAGGCTTATCACTCGCGGAGGAGTCTCAGAGCATCGGCCTTCATGGAGTCGGGAACGCCCGGGAGCTTGGCGGGTATTCAGTCTCAGGAGGCAGGACGGTCAAGCACGGAGTCTTTCTCCGCACAGCGGCTTTGCACGGGGCAACAAGCGCGGACATCAGCAGGCTTCAGGACGATTATCACCTTTCTGTTGTCGCAGATCTCCGGCTGACACTCGAAAGGAACGCCGCCCAGGATCCCGAAATTCCCGGCGCGAAAAATATTCATCTGCCAATCTTTGACGAGAAAGCCATGATGGAAATACAGCAGAAATATATCGAGGAGCATGGCGTGAAAATCAACCTGTCCGACAAAATAGAGACACTGAAACTCGCTGTCAATTCGGGAATCCTGACAGATCATTTATACATTGACCTTCTTTCAGGCTCTCAGGGAAAAGAAAGCTACGGCAGAATGTTCCGGGAAATTCTAGCCCTCCCGGAAGGAAAATCATTCCTCTTCCACTGCACCCAGGGCAAAGACAGAACCGGGATTGCGGCTATGCTGATTCTTTCGGCTCTCGGTGCTGACGAGGATACAATCATGGCCGATTACATGCTGACTAACGCATTCAACGCAAAACTGATTGCGGCTGAACGGGAAATGCTCACAGCCCGTGGCATAAGCGGAGATGATCTCGACAGATTCATGAAGGCTATGGACGAGGTTGACCCGCAGTATATGATTAACGCGCTGAACTGGCTGAAGGAAAATTATTCCTCCGTAACAGGCTACATCACAAAGGAACTCGGAGTAACTGAAGAACAGCTTGACACTCTGAGAGCAAGATTTCTCGAATAAAGGAGCAGTAGCAATGTCAGCAACAAAAACGTTATATCTTGAAGGCCGAATTGACTCCAACAACGCCGCCGAAACAGAAAAATCCCTCCTCACGTCAGCAGAAGAATCCCCCGGCGCAGAAATCATCATTGACGCGGAAAAACTCACCTACATTTCCTCAGCCGGACTCCGAGTCCTAATGAAGCTCCGTAAACTCTCGCCGACTCCCCTGAAGATTCTTAACGCCTCGAATGATGTCTACAACATTATGGAGGTTACCGGGTTCACAGAGCTGTTTGATGTCCGCAAGAAGCTCCGGGAAATTTCGGTTGACGGCTGCGAGTTCATAGGCTCAGGCGGTTACGGGAAAGTTTACAGGCTCGACGCTGAGACTATCGCCAAAATCTACAACCCCGGACTCACACTCGAATTTGTCGAACGCGAGCGCAATATCTCACAGAAAGCCTTTCTCATGGGAGTCCCGACAGCAATATCATATGACGCTGTGAAATGCGGGGACTCTTTCGGCGTTGTCTATGAAATGCTTGACGCTGAGACAGTCGCGCAGATCATCAGCAGAGACCCGGCGAGAATCCCGGAATTGTGCCGGAAGAGCGCGGAACTCCTCAAGAGGCTTCACCAGATTGTCCCGGGCAAAGACTCAGGACTCCCAAGCCGAAAGCAGGAAGCATTAGCATGGCTCGACTCCGTGTCAGGCTCGCTGACAGACGAGGAAGCCGGAAAGATTCGGGCGTTCATTGACAGCATTCCCGACAGAAATACATTCCTTCACGGCGACTTCAACTCGAAAAATATCATGGTGAGGGACGGAGAATTTCAGCTAATCGACATAGGGGACGCGGCTATAGGCCACCCGGTTTTTGACGTTGTAGGACTCATGCTGGCGTATATTATCCTTCCCAAGACACAGGTAGGAAGGTTTACCCCCGAACAGCGGCGCGGGCTTCTGGGATTCGATTTCGATTACGCCCCGGAAGTATGGCGGACAATGTGCGGTACATATTTTGGGCTTTCCTCACAGGCAGAAATTGACGCTCAGACACAGATTCTCATGCCCTGCTGCAACTTCATGATGTCATGGCACGGCTTCCGGCTTCTCGGAAATGACCCGGAAATGATCGGCTCTCTCATAAAATCCGTCAAAGAACGCCTAATCCCCGCAATCGAAAACGCAGCACCCCTCAATTTCTGAGACACAAAAAAAGCGGTCAGCCCAAAAACGGAACTGGCCGCAAATCTTTTCCCCCAGTCTACATAAATGACTGGTAGCCCATGAACAATATCGCCCCGGTTGCATTGTCCGTGATGAAGTATATGAACGGGTGATCCGCGTGGAACTCCGCAAACGGCCTCGCTTCCGGCATAGCTGAACCGACCATCATCGGAATCGCCGTAGCCGCCGCCGCCTCTGTCCTTTCCTCGTCAACGTCAATAAACGTCTGATGAATTACACCGTCCGCCTTCAATGGCTCATCAGCAGTAATCCCCGAAAAATTCGCGTCATCCGTGAATGCCTGCCTGACTCCGAGTGCCTCAAATATTCCCCTCAGCTCGTATTTCTCCTCAGCCCGGAATTTCGGCAGCCACAAATCAACATCGTAGACCTCCATTTTTTCGAGCCACTCCGAAAATTTCCCAGCGTCAAAATTTTTCAGCACATCGGGACGGCCTTTCGGGGGCAGTATCACTACCATCGACAGCCTACCGCCGAGATAGGGCAGAATTACAGCCTTCACTCCGCCGGACTCATAGTAGCGAAAATCACCGCGCTGTTTCATCATGTCAACATCCTTGTAGTTCGGGCCGTTCGTGTTGAATCTCTCTGTTGTTGTTGCTGACTTGGGAAATTTGTCGCGCCATTCCGCATTGAAGTATACCGCATTCGTGATTACCATGCGCGTCTCAGGGTCAAGCGTCTGCAGAAGGTCATTGATTCTGTCATGGGTCTTTTCGCTCACCCAGTTATTTATCTCGCGCCGGGACTCCTCCGTTTTTTTCTTCATGTCAAGCTCTTTCACCGTGCTGTTGTAATTCAGCCTCAATAAATCCGTGTAGCTTGTGCGGAGATTGAGTCCCTCCTTCAGCCATATTCTATTGGCCGATGAAATATAGCCGCTCCCGTCAAGACTCCGTGTCATTTCTCCGAGTGAGGCGTGAACGTCCTGCGTTATTCCGAGAGCCTGCTCAATTTCCAGCGCCGTGTCGCCCTCAGCCCCGGCATAAGCCATCCCGAAAGCTGAAATTATGCTGTAGGGCGAGAAAAAGAAGCTCTCCCCCGAATCACCCGCGATGATTTTTGCGGCATTGAATGCGAAGTTGTTGACCGCCTCCGACGCTTGGGACGCGAAAGCCGATGACGCGAACGAGAATATTACCGCGACAAGAATAACTGCCCTCAAAAATTTTTCTGTCATGAAATATCATCCTCCTTGTGTGTATTATCGACGTTCCGCATGAATATATTGTGTTTTCCGGCGCACTGCATTATATCAGCCGTGTTGCAGAAATTTTCCGGCGCGGTAAAATTCTGCACGTCATATCATTGCCAAGTCAGAAAAGTTTACCGCAGTCAAAATCTACAGGAGGAATTATCATGAAACGCGGAGGCTTTACGATTGTTGAGTTGATGATTGTAATTGTTATAATCGGCATCCTCTCGGCCATTATGATTGTCGCGGGAATTGATGTTATTGCGTCATCTAGGGCCGCTGTAATCGAGGACAACATGAGGGTCATAAAGACGGCGGCAACTGCTTATTGTGTCCATTGCCAAGAAGAGAACGAGGAAATTTCTCTGACTCTGGAAAATGTCCTGCCCTATATAGGCGGAGGGGTTACAAGTTCGCGGCTTAACACATCAGGCTGTACATACAGCATTGAACACGATGATGACAACAGAAAGTATTACGTCAAATGCTCGCTGGGAGGTGCTTCGGCGGAGAAAGTCAGGGAAAAGCTCAAAGCCCGCGCAAAATCTCTCGGCCTCCTCAAAGGCATTCAGGACTCCTCAGAATATGACGGCGGCGGGGATGTCTACATGTCCGTAATCTAAAGGCCGGGCGGGAAATGACCGAGTAATAATAGCGGCGTGAGTTGCAAAAATAAAAATTCGGTGCTATAAAATACACATGAAAAGCGCAGGGGGGTATGATAAGAAACAGAAAAAAACTCCGCGCCAATAGGCAAAACTCATCAACACAACAAAGTTACAGGAGGATTTGATAATCATGAAACGTGGTTCAAAACGTAAGGGCTTCACCCTTGTGGAACTGCTGATCGTCATCGTGGTAATTGGCATTCTCTCAGCTATGATGATGATCTCCAGCACTGAGGCTGTATCATCGGCGAAGGCGGCTACTATCATCGGCAACATGAGAGCCATCAAGACCGCGGCACTGGCGTACTATGTCGATAATGTAGGGAATGCATCTAGTGATGTGTCAATACCGATGAGTGCTATCTCAAAATATCTGAGCGGCGGTGCTCAAACAGAGATAGCAAACTCGGGTTGCAAATATACGGTTGATGGTAATACGATCACCTGCACGGTAGGCGGCGAGACGAATGAGAAGAATAGGGTTATGACTAAACTCGGTGCTCGCGCTACAGCTCTCGGCATGACTGTGAGTTCAACTGCTGGTACAATCACAATGCTCATCTTCGACAAGGGTGCTAACTAGACTCCATCCTAAAGCCATACGAGACTCCAGCGGCGGGCTTAGGCTCACGCGAGGCAGGGAGCAGGACACATGAGGAAGGAATGCCCTCCGGGAAAATCCGGGGGGCGTTGTTTTTGTCGGGAGCTTCATTTGAGGATAAGAGACAGCGCGGGTGGCTTCATGATTCTTGCGGGTGTTTCTGCGTGATGGTCTCTGAGACAAGAAAATACCCTCCGGGGAAATTCCGGGGGGTATGTTTTTGCGCTGGTTACTCGAAAAGGAATTTTGCGATTCTGCCGAGAAAGCCGGGTAGCTTTATGCTGAAGTCGCCCTCGTAGACTGTCTCGTAGCTATACGGGGAATCCTTGCGCCTGAGTCCGACTTCCGCCGGGTCTATAGGGCGGGGGTTCTTCTCCCATTCCTCAAGAAACGCGATTAACTCATCAGTGGTCAATGATTTCGGTTCGGTGTGAGTGTCCATCAGTTAATCCCTTCTGTCCTTACTGCAAAACTGCTCACGATGGTAAGAGCTACAAGCAGTATCACCACAACGTGCAGTATCTTCACTGTTCTGTCCAGAGATTTATATCTTCCGGCGATTTGAGCATTATTATACTCTTTTGCGTCTTCATACTGGATGATGGTAAACATTGCAACAAACTTGGGATTTTTTGAAGTCATACTTTGCCTGATGATTTCACTTGAGTCATGCCGTCTAAGGTTAAGCCCTGATATTCCGTCAATCAGCCTCACCAAAACCGTAATCATTCCCATCACGCACAGCGCAAGCAGAATATCATACGCCGCAATCCATCCGCTTCGGAACGGGTGAAGAATGTCAATCTCGCCGATATTCCCGACTGCCCCCGTGAACATCACGAGAATGAACCCGCACACAGTCAGAAGGACATACACCTTGTTGTCGTATTTCTCCGCCCGCTTGAATGAATACTCGTATTCCAGCCTCGCAATGTCCATGCAAATATCTGTTGACTTGCCATCGTCCGCAGAAATTTCTTTTGTCTCTTTCTCCACTGCTGACCCTTCCGAAAAAATACCCTCCCCGCGAACGAGGAGGGCTGAATTTCAATTCTTCTACATGGCCGATGCCGCAATACCCAGTATCACCGCGAGGAAGCCCAAAAGCGTCTGCCTCCTGTAAGCCGTGAGGAGTCCCAGTACAATCGCAAGCCCCGCGAAAAGTGAACGGTACGCAAAGAACGCCGTCATTCCCATTGCAACCGCGATAAGCCCGACAACGATATACTGAATTTTCGCCACAAAAATTTTCTGCGGTGAGGTCAATAATCTGTCGCTCGGTGTTCCGTACTTCTCGTCGTAATCGCTCACAATGCGCTTCAGCGTTACCGACAAAATCAGGAGTCCGACAAGGTTCGGGAGTGCCATTAATCCGTTCAGCGTGTCGGAAATGTCCCAGATGTTATTCAAGAACTGGTTACCCTCCGCGCCCATG contains:
- a CDS encoding phosphotransferase, with translation MSATKTLYLEGRIDSNNAAETEKSLLTSAEESPGAEIIIDAEKLTYISSAGLRVLMKLRKLSPTPLKILNASNDVYNIMEVTGFTELFDVRKKLREISVDGCEFIGSGGYGKVYRLDAETIAKIYNPGLTLEFVERERNISQKAFLMGVPTAISYDAVKCGDSFGVVYEMLDAETVAQIISRDPARIPELCRKSAELLKRLHQIVPGKDSGLPSRKQEALAWLDSVSGSLTDEEAGKIRAFIDSIPDRNTFLHGDFNSKNIMVRDGEFQLIDIGDAAIGHPVFDVVGLMLAYIILPKTQVGRFTPEQRRGLLGFDFDYAPEVWRTMCGTYFGLSSQAEIDAQTQILMPCCNFMMSWHGFRLLGNDPEMIGSLIKSVKERLIPAIENAAPLNF
- a CDS encoding prepilin-type N-terminal cleavage/methylation domain-containing protein; protein product: MKRGGFTIVELMIVIVIIGILSAIMIVAGIDVIASSRAAVIEDNMRVIKTAATAYCVHCQEENEEISLTLENVLPYIGGGVTSSRLNTSGCTYSIEHDDDNRKYYVKCSLGGASAEKVREKLKARAKSLGLLKGIQDSSEYDGGGDVYMSVI
- a CDS encoding type II secretion system protein; its protein translation is MKRGSKRKGFTLVELLIVIVVIGILSAMMMISSTEAVSSAKAATIIGNMRAIKTAALAYYVDNVGNASSDVSIPMSAISKYLSGGAQTEIANSGCKYTVDGNTITCTVGGETNEKNRVMTKLGARATALGMTVSSTAGTITMLIFDKGAN
- a CDS encoding tyrosine-protein phosphatase; protein product: MKQFMLGLLIIALSVSIAGLSLAEESQSIGLHGVGNARELGGYSVSGGRTVKHGVFLRTAALHGATSADISRLQDDYHLSVVADLRLTLERNAAQDPEIPGAKNIHLPIFDEKAMMEIQQKYIEEHGVKINLSDKIETLKLAVNSGILTDHLYIDLLSGSQGKESYGRMFREILALPEGKSFLFHCTQGKDRTGIAAMLILSALGADEDTIMADYMLTNAFNAKLIAAEREMLTARGISGDDLDRFMKAMDEVDPQYMINALNWLKENYSSVTGYITKELGVTEEQLDTLRARFLE
- a CDS encoding serpin family protein encodes the protein MTEKFLRAVILVAVIFSFASSAFASQASEAVNNFAFNAAKIIAGDSGESFFFSPYSIISAFGMAYAGAEGDTALEIEQALGITQDVHASLGEMTRSLDGSGYISSANRIWLKEGLNLRTSYTDLLRLNYNSTVKELDMKKKTEESRREINNWVSEKTHDRINDLLQTLDPETRMVITNAVYFNAEWRDKFPKSATTTERFNTNGPNYKDVDMMKQRGDFRYYESGGVKAVILPYLGGRLSMVVILPPKGRPDVLKNFDAGKFSEWLEKMEVYDVDLWLPKFRAEEKYELRGIFEALGVRQAFTDDANFSGITADEPLKADGVIHQTFIDVDEERTEAAAATAIPMMVGSAMPEARPFAEFHADHPFIYFITDNATGAILFMGYQSFM